The following proteins come from a genomic window of Miscanthus floridulus cultivar M001 chromosome 2, ASM1932011v1, whole genome shotgun sequence:
- the LOC136537853 gene encoding non-specific lipid transfer protein GPI-anchored 13-like, which produces MAAAAAFFFARGGGAAALAMVAAFVVLSAAGVARADFAKDRAMCADKLMGLATCLTFVQDKATARAPTPDCCAGLTQVVAASKMCMCVLVKDRDEPALGFKINVTRAMDLPSLCSNPATFSDCPKILGMSPDSPEAEIFKEYAKKHEGKNGTTIPAAATGAAATGKSTSAAPTAAGAGRQPCAVFFYLVSALLASVAVLLA; this is translated from the exons ATGGCGGCCGCGGCAGCCTTCTTCTTCGCGcgcggcggcggtgcggcggcgCTGGCGATGGTGGCGGCCTTCGTCGTGCTGTCGGCCGCCGGCGTGGCCCGCGCGGACTTCGCCAAGGACCGCGCCATGTGCGCGGACAAGCTGATGGGCCTGGCGACGTGCCTGACGTTCGTGCAggacaaggcgacggcgcgcGCGCCCACGCCCGACTGCTGCGCGGGGCTCACGCAGGTGGTGGCCGCCagcaagatgtgcatgtgcgtgcTGGTCAAGGACCGCGACGAGCCGGCGCTCGGGTTCAAGATCAACGTCACCCGCGCCATGGACCTGCCCTCCCTCTGCAGCAACCCCGCCACCTTCTCCGACTGCCCCA AGATTCTGGGGATGTCGCCCGACTCCCCCGAGGCGGAGATCTTCAAGGAGTACGCCAAGAAGCACGAGGGCAAGAACGGCACCACCATACCTGCCGCTGCAACCG GTGCCGCGGCGACAGGGAAGAGCACGAGCGCGGCGCCGACGGCGGCCGGCGCCGGGAGGCAGCCCTGCGCGGTCTTCTTCTACCTCGTGTCGGCGCTGCTCGCCTCCGTTGCGGTCCTGCTGGCCTGA